A genomic stretch from Armatimonadota bacterium includes:
- the gltB gene encoding glutamate synthase large subunit, whose product MRALLREHDACGVGFVARLDGPRHEVLGAALRAVARMSHRGAVSADGKSGDGAGVLTQLPYRLLRRDLRLEGIPDQDLAVGMLFLPPRGTDAARAAVEAAASAEGLAVLGWRAVPVEPEALGEHARATQPVIEQVVLGRGTHGDAAFARALYLCRRGIERRWREAGVDGYVVSLSHRTLVYKGLFVSPQLPRFYPDLTDPCYETALAVFHQRYSTNTFPSWRLAQPFRYLAHNGEINTLQGNVLWTRAREATLRTAPPWRERWADLVPLLTDGASDSAHLDGVLELLVLSGLGLLRALAMLVPQAWELVEDLDPHLRAFYAYHACLTEPWDGPAALAVSDGALVAGALDRNGLRPARYTVTADGLVVLASEAGVLEVEPERVLEKGRLGPGQVLAVDTARGRVLHDDAVKGALAREHPYLRWIAPLGRLPEPRACGPAPAPSQRLRRLQRLFGYTVEDVEWVLRPMATEGKDPVFSMGDDTPPAVLAQRPRLLYAYFRQRFAQVTNPPIDPLRERSVMALATLLGPRGGWLGDGPREGLMALDSPLLEPAQLAWLRREAPCGVASLEACFRPAAQPLGAALDDLCAAAVRAVTAGAGILVVSDAAVDAERVPIPMLLAVAAVHHRLVDAGLRMRTSLVAETGEARDIHQIAALLGYGTQAVCPYLAFATVASVPDGAAAYRRAVEAGLLKIMAKMGISTMLGYQGAQVFEAVGVDPALVERYFPGTPARLGGLGLDDLAAETVARHAQAFAPGGEALEDVGLVRFRRTGEYHAFNPYVVKRLHQAARTGDRAAFAAFSRLVDGRPPAALRDLLAFVERPPVPLEEVEPAEAIVRRFVTAAMSHGALSREAHEAIAIAANRIGARCNSGEGGEDPARYRPRPDGESANSTVKQIASARFGVTPAYVMSAAELEIKMAQGSKPGEGGQLPGHKVSAEIAAIRRAQPGITLISPPPHHDIYSIEDLAQLIYDLKRLHPEARVAVKLVAEAGVGTVAAGVAKGFADTVHISGHDGGTGASPLDSIKHAGVPWELGLAETQRLLVENGLRGRVRLRVDGGLKTGRDVVIAALLGADEFAFGSSVVVALGCVMTRECHLNTCPVGVATQREDLRRKFTGTPERVAAYLLGVAEEVRGHLAALGARTLDEVIGRVEWLRPAPRDHPRAARVDLRELLTPPAAPGPRRCVQPRNVRAEPAGLDDRLLARVWPRVQRGETVRAAYPIANTDRTVGARLAGRIAWELGEHALPEGQVRLTFRGSAGQSFGAFCVGGLQLVLEGEANDYVGKGMCGGEIVLRPPRRLRGASHTHVIAGNTVLYGATGGRLFAAGRAGERFAVRNSGAVAVVEGVGDHGCEYMTGGLVVVLGRVGRNFGAGMTGGWAVVLDETGTLARHCHPDVVVAEPAVDDLRAVRWLLYLHRVRTGSTRAAALLAGWPRWCRILRVVRPRGVAAARSAGTSMAAPAPLLEGQVAAP is encoded by the coding sequence GTGAGAGCGCTGCTGCGCGAGCACGACGCCTGCGGCGTGGGGTTCGTGGCCCGCCTGGACGGCCCGCGGCACGAGGTCCTCGGCGCGGCGCTGCGAGCGGTGGCCCGGATGAGCCACCGCGGCGCGGTCTCCGCCGACGGGAAGTCGGGGGACGGCGCCGGTGTCCTCACCCAGCTCCCCTACCGCCTCCTGCGCCGTGACCTGCGGCTGGAGGGGATCCCGGACCAGGACCTCGCCGTGGGCATGCTCTTCCTCCCGCCCCGGGGCACCGACGCGGCCCGGGCCGCCGTGGAGGCCGCCGCCAGCGCGGAGGGCCTGGCGGTCCTGGGGTGGCGGGCCGTGCCGGTGGAGCCGGAGGCGCTGGGCGAGCATGCCCGGGCGACGCAGCCGGTGATCGAGCAGGTGGTGCTGGGCCGCGGGACCCACGGCGACGCCGCCTTCGCCCGCGCCCTCTACCTCTGCCGCCGCGGCATCGAGCGGCGCTGGCGGGAGGCCGGGGTGGATGGCTACGTCGTCTCCCTCTCCCACCGCACGCTCGTCTACAAGGGGCTCTTCGTCTCGCCGCAGCTCCCGCGCTTCTACCCCGACCTGACCGACCCGTGCTACGAGACCGCGCTGGCGGTCTTCCACCAGCGCTACAGCACCAACACCTTCCCCTCCTGGCGGCTGGCGCAGCCCTTCCGCTACCTGGCGCACAACGGCGAGATCAACACGCTGCAGGGCAACGTGCTGTGGACCCGCGCCCGCGAGGCCACGCTGCGCACCGCGCCGCCGTGGCGGGAGCGCTGGGCCGACCTGGTGCCGCTGCTCACCGACGGCGCCAGCGACAGCGCCCACCTGGACGGCGTGCTCGAGCTGCTCGTCCTCTCGGGCCTGGGGCTGCTGCGCGCGCTGGCCATGCTCGTCCCGCAGGCCTGGGAGCTGGTGGAGGACCTCGACCCCCACCTGCGCGCCTTCTACGCCTACCACGCCTGCCTGACCGAGCCCTGGGACGGGCCGGCGGCGCTGGCGGTCTCGGACGGCGCGCTCGTGGCCGGCGCGCTCGACCGCAACGGCCTGCGCCCGGCGCGCTACACGGTGACCGCGGACGGCCTGGTGGTGCTGGCCTCGGAGGCCGGCGTCCTGGAGGTGGAGCCGGAGCGGGTCCTCGAGAAGGGCCGCCTCGGGCCCGGCCAGGTGCTGGCGGTGGACACGGCGCGCGGCCGGGTCCTGCACGATGACGCGGTGAAGGGGGCGCTGGCGCGCGAGCACCCCTACCTCCGCTGGATCGCCCCGCTGGGCCGGCTGCCCGAGCCGAGGGCCTGCGGCCCCGCTCCCGCGCCGTCCCAGCGGCTGCGGCGCCTGCAGCGGCTCTTCGGCTACACGGTGGAGGACGTCGAGTGGGTCCTGCGCCCTATGGCCACCGAGGGGAAGGACCCGGTCTTCTCCATGGGGGACGACACGCCGCCGGCTGTTCTGGCCCAGCGGCCGCGCCTGCTGTACGCCTACTTCCGCCAGCGCTTCGCCCAGGTGACCAACCCGCCCATCGACCCGCTGCGCGAGCGCTCCGTGATGGCGCTGGCGACCCTGCTCGGCCCGCGCGGCGGGTGGCTGGGAGACGGGCCGCGCGAGGGCCTCATGGCCCTCGACTCGCCGCTCCTGGAGCCGGCGCAGCTGGCCTGGCTGCGGCGGGAAGCTCCCTGCGGCGTGGCCAGCCTGGAGGCCTGCTTCCGCCCGGCCGCGCAGCCGCTGGGGGCCGCCCTCGACGACCTGTGTGCGGCGGCGGTGCGGGCGGTGACCGCCGGGGCCGGGATCCTGGTGGTGAGCGACGCCGCCGTGGACGCGGAACGCGTCCCCATCCCCATGCTGCTGGCGGTCGCTGCGGTGCACCACCGCCTGGTGGACGCGGGGCTGCGCATGCGCACCAGCCTGGTGGCGGAGACGGGCGAGGCGCGGGACATCCACCAGATCGCCGCGCTGCTGGGGTACGGGACGCAGGCGGTCTGCCCGTACCTGGCCTTCGCCACGGTGGCGTCGGTGCCCGACGGCGCGGCCGCATACCGGCGTGCCGTGGAGGCCGGGCTGCTGAAGATCATGGCCAAGATGGGGATCAGCACCATGCTCGGCTACCAGGGGGCCCAGGTCTTCGAGGCGGTGGGGGTCGACCCGGCGCTGGTGGAGCGCTACTTCCCCGGCACCCCGGCGCGGCTCGGGGGGCTGGGACTCGACGACCTGGCGGCGGAGACCGTCGCGCGCCACGCGCAGGCCTTCGCCCCCGGCGGCGAGGCGCTGGAGGACGTGGGCCTCGTCCGGTTCCGCCGCACCGGCGAGTACCACGCCTTCAACCCCTACGTGGTGAAGCGCCTCCACCAGGCCGCGCGCACCGGCGACCGCGCGGCGTTTGCGGCCTTCTCCCGCCTGGTGGACGGTCGGCCGCCCGCGGCCCTGCGCGACCTGCTGGCCTTCGTCGAGCGGCCGCCGGTGCCGCTGGAGGAGGTGGAGCCGGCGGAGGCCATCGTGCGCCGCTTCGTCACCGCGGCCATGTCCCACGGGGCGCTCTCGCGCGAGGCGCACGAGGCCATCGCCATCGCCGCCAACCGCATCGGCGCCCGCTGCAACAGCGGGGAAGGGGGCGAGGACCCGGCGCGCTACCGCCCCCGACCGGACGGGGAGAGCGCCAACAGCACGGTCAAGCAGATCGCCTCGGCCCGCTTCGGCGTGACGCCGGCCTATGTCATGTCGGCAGCGGAGCTGGAGATCAAGATGGCCCAGGGGAGCAAGCCTGGCGAGGGGGGCCAGCTCCCCGGCCACAAGGTCTCCGCCGAGATCGCGGCGATCCGGCGGGCGCAGCCGGGGATCACGCTCATCTCCCCACCGCCGCACCATGACATCTACAGCATCGAGGACCTGGCGCAGCTGATCTACGACCTGAAGCGCCTCCACCCGGAGGCGCGCGTGGCGGTGAAGCTCGTCGCCGAGGCCGGCGTGGGCACGGTGGCCGCCGGGGTGGCCAAGGGGTTCGCCGACACGGTACACATCAGCGGGCACGACGGCGGCACCGGGGCCTCGCCGCTCGACTCCATCAAGCACGCCGGGGTGCCGTGGGAGCTGGGCCTGGCCGAGACGCAACGGCTGCTGGTGGAGAACGGCCTGCGCGGCCGGGTGCGGCTGCGCGTGGACGGCGGGCTCAAGACCGGGCGCGACGTGGTCATCGCGGCGTTGCTGGGGGCGGACGAGTTCGCCTTCGGCTCGTCGGTAGTGGTGGCGCTGGGGTGCGTGATGACGCGGGAGTGCCACCTGAACACCTGCCCGGTGGGCGTGGCCACGCAGCGCGAGGACCTGCGCCGCAAGTTCACCGGCACGCCGGAGCGCGTGGCGGCCTACCTGCTGGGCGTGGCCGAGGAGGTGCGCGGCCACCTGGCCGCGCTCGGCGCCCGCACCCTGGACGAGGTCATCGGGCGCGTGGAGTGGCTGCGCCCGGCGCCTCGGGACCACCCGCGGGCGGCGCGGGTGGACCTGCGCGAGCTCCTCACCCCGCCGGCGGCACCGGGCCCGCGCCGGTGCGTCCAGCCGCGCAATGTGCGCGCCGAGCCTGCGGGCCTGGACGACCGCCTCCTCGCCCGGGTCTGGCCGCGGGTGCAGCGCGGCGAGACGGTGCGCGCCGCCTACCCCATCGCCAACACCGACCGCACGGTGGGCGCGCGGCTGGCCGGCCGCATCGCCTGGGAGCTGGGCGAGCACGCGCTGCCCGAGGGGCAGGTGCGGCTCACCTTCCGCGGCAGCGCTGGGCAGAGCTTCGGCGCCTTCTGTGTGGGCGGGCTGCAGCTGGTGCTGGAGGGCGAGGCCAACGACTACGTCGGCAAGGGGATGTGCGGCGGGGAGATTGTCCTGCGCCCGCCGCGCCGGCTGCGGGGGGCGAGCCACACCCACGTCATCGCCGGCAACACCGTGCTCTACGGGGCCACCGGCGGCCGGCTCTTCGCCGCCGGACGGGCCGGGGAGCGCTTCGCCGTGCGCAACAGCGGCGCCGTGGCGGTGGTGGAGGGCGTGGGGGACCACGGCTGCGAGTACATGACCGGCGGGCTGGTGGTGGTGCTGGGGCGCGTGGGGCGCAACTTCGGCGCCGGCATGACCGGCGGGTGGGCGGTGGTGCTGGACGAGACGGGCACCCTCGCCCGGCACTGCCACCCGGACGTGGTCGTGGCCGAGCCGGCCGTCGATGACCTGCGGGCGGTGCGCTGGCTGCTCTACCTGCACCGGGTGCGCACCGGGAGCACACGGGCCGCGGCTCTCCTGGCGGGCTGGCCGCGCTGGTGCCGGATCCTGCGGGTGGTGCGGCCGCGCGGGGTGGCCGCGGCGCGGTCGGCCGGGACCTCCATGGCCGCGCCGGCGCCGCTGTTGGAGGGACAGGTGGCTGCACCCTGA